In Juglans microcarpa x Juglans regia isolate MS1-56 chromosome 7D, Jm3101_v1.0, whole genome shotgun sequence, the following are encoded in one genomic region:
- the LOC121239436 gene encoding outer envelope protein 61 produces MFNGMMDPEMIRLAQEQMSRMSPAELARIQQQMMSNPDLMKMASESMKNMRPEDFKIAAEQLKHTRPEEMAEIGQKMANASPEEMAAMRARADAQITYELNAAEMLKQKGNELHSLGRFEDALQKYLLAKKNLQGIPSSKGRTLLLACSLNLMSCYLKTRQYGECIREGSEVLAYDTKNVKALYRRGQAYKELGQLEDAISDLSKALEVSPDETISDVLRDAKERLSEEGGGRLPRGVVIEEITEDVDAAIPANNKRSCTENLMVQPQLNNSTKNQSAVNNGGIMTNSEALHALKDDSEAIRSFQNFISNTDPDTLAALNPGKSGEIPPEMIKTASNMIGKMSPEELQKMLGLASSFQGETPNFVGGSSESDFNYFKPGSVPPNVTPDMLKTASDMMSKMSPGDLQKMFEMASSFRGKDSAPMATAANGSYSGPKSSGGQKNPLENRSSAVGESSSARGVFSDSINTSQSSFPTSTSDLQEQMRNQMKDPAMQQMFTSMIKNMSPDMMANMSEQFGLKLSREDAAKAQAAMSSLSPEDLDRMMHWADRVQRGVECAKKTKKWLLGRPGLILAICMLILAMILHRLGYIGG; encoded by the exons ATGTTTAACGGAATGATGGATCCGGAGATGATAAGGCTGGCTCAGGAGCAGATGAGTCGGATGTCACCCGCCGAGCTTGCTCGGATCCAACAGCAG ATGATGTCCAATCCGGACTTGATGAAGATGGCCTCTGAAAGCATGAAGAACATGAGACctgaagattttaaaatagctgCAGAACAGTTGAAGCATACCCGTCCAGAGGAGATGGCTGAGATTGGTCAGAAGATGGCTAATGCATCACCTGAAGAGATGGCAGCCATGCGTGCCCGTGCTGATGCCCAGATCACCTATGAATTGAATGCAGCTGAGATGCTGAAGCAAAAG GGTAATGAGCTTCACAGTCTGGGAAGGTTTGAAGATGCCTTGCAGAAATATTTACTT GCAAAGAAAAATCTGCAAGGCATTCCATCCTCCAAAGGCAGAACACTATTATTGGCATGCTCACTCAACTTGATGTCGTGTTACTTGAAAACAAGGCAGTATGGTGAGTGCATAAGAGAAGGCTCGGAG GTTTTGGCATATGATACAAAGAATGTCAAAGCTCTATACCGAAGAGGTCAAGCATACAAAGAACTTGGTCAATTAGAA gATGCCATCTCTGATTTGAGCAAGGCACTTGAAGTTTCCCCTGATGAAACCATTTCAGATGTTTTAAG GGATGCCAAGGAAAGATTGTCCGAAGAAGGTGGTGGACGTTTGCCAAGAG GAGTAGTAATTGAAGAAATAACTGAAGATGTTGATGCTGCGATTCCTGCAAATAATAAAAGGTCATGCACAGAAAATTTGATGGTGCAACCACAGCTAAATAACTCTACTAAGAATCAAAGTGCAGTTAACAATGGGGGTATCATGACAAATTCTGAGGCTTTGCATGCTTTGAAAGATGACTCGGAAGCTATAAG ATCGTTCCagaatttcatttcaaatacTGATCCGGACACACTGGCTGCTTTGAATCCTGGAAAATCTGGGGAGATACCTCCCGAAATGATTAAGACTGCTTCAAATATGATTGGCAAGATGTCACCCGAAGAACTTCAGAAAATGCTTGGCTTGGCTTCATCATTTCAGGGGGAGACACCAAATTTTGTTGGAGGTTCATCCGAAAGTGATTTTAACTACTTTAAACCTGGGTCAGTTCCTCCTAATGTGACACCTGATATGCTTAAAACAGCGAGTGATATGATGAGCAAAATGTCACCAGGGGACCTGCAGAAGATGTTTGAAATGGCATCCTCTTTCAGAGGGAAAGACTCAGCTCCAATGGCAACAGCTGCAAATGGTTCATATAGTGGGCCAAAATCTTCGGGAGGCCAGAAAAATCCTCTAGAAAATAGGAGCAGTGCTGTGGGTGAATCTAGTTCAGCTCGTGGTGTATTTTCAGATTCAATAAATACTTCTCAGTCAAGCTTCCCAACCTCAACTTCTGATTTGCAAGAGCAGATGAGAAACCAAATGAAAGATCCAGCAATGCAGCAG ATGTTTACATCAATGATTAAGAACATGAGCCCTGACATGATGGCAAACATGAGCGAACAATTCGGTTTGAAGCTTTCTCGAGAAGATGCAGCAAAAGCTCAAGCAGCCATGTCATCATTATCACCAGAGGACTTGGATAGAATG ATGCATTGGGCAGATAGGGTTCAAAGGGGAGTGGAATGTGCAAAGAAGACAAAGAAATGGCTGCTGGGAAGGCCTGGATTGATTCTGGCTATATGCATGCTCATTTTAGCAATGATCCTTCATCGGCTGGGATACATTGGTGGCTAG
- the LOC121238403 gene encoding uncharacterized protein LOC121238403, whose protein sequence is MNREVLWRSYAGRNRQHPLLGDHKENEGKERRRVGEVAGGTTAECAAICCCFPCTVMNLLILAVYKVPAGLCRKAWRKKKLQRLKKKKTTGLLTNSGNKREEGNLELELELELEMEAVKGGSRIGMNNNDAINLEKEMWERFSRGGFWRSPSEREGLPPLA, encoded by the coding sequence ATGAATCGAGAGGTTTTGTGGCGATCTTATGCGGGCCGGAATCGGCAACATCCACTGCTTGGGGATCATAAGGAAAATGAGGGGAAAGAGAGACGACGAGTAGGGGAGGTGGCAGGAGGGACGACAGCTGAATGCGCGGCGATATGTTGTTGTTTTCCATGTACCGTGATGAACCTACTGATATTGGCGGTGTACAAGGTGCCGGCAGGACTGTGCAGGAAAgcttggagaaagaaaaaactgcagcgtttgaagaagaagaaaacaacggGGCTATTGACAAATAGTGGAAACAAGCGCGAGGAAGGAAATTTAGAGCTGGAGCTGGAGCTGGAGCTGGAGATGGAGGCTGTGAAGGGGGGGAGTCGGATAGGGATGAATAATAACGATGCGATCAACTTGGAGAAGGAAATGTGGGAAAGGTTTTCTCGAGGCGGCTTCTGGAGGAGCCCTTCTGAGAGAGAAGGACTTCCTCCTCTTGCATGA